The nucleotide sequence TTCCTTACGAATTAACTGTGTATCGCATTCGGGGCATTTGGTAATATACTCTGTTATTCGAGAAGTACTCTGACGTTGTTCAAGGTTTACAGCAATAATTTTAGGAATAATTTCTCCTCCCTTCTCAACAAAAACTGTATCTCCTACTCGAATGTCTAATTTTTCAATCTGATCTGCATTATGTAATGAAGCACGCTTTACCACTGTTCCAGCTAATTCAACTGGCTCTAAATTTGCAACGGGAGTGATCGCTCCTGTTCGCCCGACCTGATACGAGATACTATTTAATAGTGTAGATACGCGTTCTGCTTTAAATTTATAAGCCATAGCCCAACGTGGTGCTTTAGCTGTATGCCCCAACTCTTCTTGTTGTTGTAAATCATTAACTTTAATAACAACTCCATCGGTTTCATAAGGTAAATCATGACGATGTACATCCCAATAACTCACAAAATCTAACACCTCATCTATTGAGTTAACTAATTTTGCAGCATCTGGTACTTTAAATCCCCAAGCTTTCGCTTTTTTTAAATTTTCGAATTGAGTTTTAATTCCCAAACGCTCCCCTTTAATACTATATAATAAACATTCTAACGGGCGTTTTGCAACTTCTGCGCTATCTTGTAATTTTAAACTTCCAGAAGCGGTATTTCTAGGGTTTCGATATGGTTCTTCTCCTAAAGCAATTCGTTCTTCATTCATTTTGTGAAATCCAACAAAAGGCAATACAATTTCTCCCCTTATATCAAACCGTTCTGGGTAATCTCCTTTTAGTTGTAAAGGCACAGATTTAATAGTTTTTATGTTAGTAGTAACGTTATCTCCCTGAAATCCATCTCCTCTAGTTACTGCTCGCTTTAAAGCACCATTTTCGTAAGTTAAATTAATAGAAGCTCCATCATATTTTAATTCACAAGTGTACTGTATATCCCCATCTATTAATTTCTTAATACGCTTTTCCCAATCTAATAAATCATCTTTAGAGTATGAATTATCTAAAGAGTACATTCTATTTGCATGAGTAATAGTTTCAAAGTTTTTTGTTACTTCTCCTCCAACTCGTAACGTAGGAGAATTAGCATCGTAAAATTCTGGATGTTTAGCTTCTAACTCTTGGAGTTCTTTCAATTTTACGTCAAAATCAAAATCGCTTATAGTAGCATTATCTAAAACATAATAGTTATAATTATGCTGCCTTAACTCTTCTCTAAGTGTATTTATTTGTACTTCAATAGTCATTAATAGGTGAAGAAATTTATGTTATATTTAAAGCATCTAATATAGTAAAATGCAATTCAAGAAAATAGCTCTCTTTTTAGTTTTTATAAGTTTTTTATCAAGTTGTAATGACACCAAAAACAATGCAGTTATTCCTCAAATTATTCCAATCCCGTCTTCACAAATTCTTTTAAAAGGTGTCTTTAATTTAAATAATTCTACAAGTTTAATT is from Flavobacteriaceae bacterium and encodes:
- the ligA gene encoding NAD-dependent DNA ligase LigA translates to MTIEVQINTLREELRQHNYNYYVLDNATISDFDFDVKLKELQELEAKHPEFYDANSPTLRVGGEVTKNFETITHANRMYSLDNSYSKDDLLDWEKRIKKLIDGDIQYTCELKYDGASINLTYENGALKRAVTRGDGFQGDNVTTNIKTIKSVPLQLKGDYPERFDIRGEIVLPFVGFHKMNEERIALGEEPYRNPRNTASGSLKLQDSAEVAKRPLECLLYSIKGERLGIKTQFENLKKAKAWGFKVPDAAKLVNSIDEVLDFVSYWDVHRHDLPYETDGVVIKVNDLQQQEELGHTAKAPRWAMAYKFKAERVSTLLNSISYQVGRTGAITPVANLEPVELAGTVVKRASLHNADQIEKLDIRVGDTVFVEKGGEIIPKIIAVNLEQRQSTSRITEYITKCPECDTQLIRKEGEAQHYCSNYNGCKPQIIGRIQHFISRKAMDIDGLGGETVALLVNQRLITNYSDLYELTKEQVIPLERMAEKSAENLINGIEASKQIPFERVLFALGIRYVGETVAKKLVKHYKSINSLIDADIENLIAVDEIGDRIAKSIIDFFSIEKNRIIIERLNRFGVQFEISADKLANHTEKLKGQTFVVSGVFEKVSRNELKKLIEDNGGKVSSSISSKTSFLIAGANMGPSKKAKAENLNISILSEEEFLLKIDLKS